AAGTTTGAAAACTTCTCAGAAATTGAATAGCTCTCAAAGTCCTCAATTTCCTCTATCATTGCCCAGTATTGGTAAATCAAAGCCGGGTAATAGAATGATAGAATGGCATTTTTATTCGGGAAGTAAGAATAGATTTCAGATGCACTAAGTCCGGTTTTATCTACTAAATCCGGGATACTTAGTTTTTGTTTGGCTTCATAAAGTTCTACCGCCGCCCAGGTAATCTCGATCTTCTTATTAATTTTCTCTGCACTCATGATGATTTAATTTCGAACGTTAACAAATCGATTACAACAGAAGTTCGTTCTGCATAAAAAATAGCGTACTTTACTTTCTTTAGTTCCAAAATTTAATTCATGTAGTCTATGGATCATAAAAGAGATGCACTGTTTCTGACTCTTTCGGGTATTTTTCTAACCTCATTGGTACTGGGAAACGTAATTGGAACGACAAAGTTTGTAACTATTTTCACCATTGATATGCCTGGCTGGTTGCAGGCTATAACTCCTGAATTGGTGAGGAACGGGAGTATTTATTCAATGAGTGTTCCTGCCGGTTTGATTGCCTATCCGTTTACTTTTTTAGCGACAGATTTAATCTCTGAATTATTTGGTCGGAAAAAGGCGCAACTCATTGTTTGGGTAGGATTTTCTATGAACTTCTTTATGCTATTCTTGATGTCAGTAAATCATTGGCTCCCAAATTCAGCAGGAGTTAGTGGTGGATTGGACTTATTCGAGGGAGTTTATGAGTTCATGGTTGGGAATGTAATTGCTAGTATGATCGCCTATCTAATTGCACAAAGTGTAGACGTTCGCCTTTTCCATTTTTGGAAGAAGAAAACAAAAGGAAAGCATCTTTGGTTACGAAATAATGGATCCACAATGTTTAGCCAATTGATCGATTCAACTGCCATTAT
This sequence is a window from Balneola sp.. Protein-coding genes within it:
- a CDS encoding VUT family protein encodes the protein MDHKRDALFLTLSGIFLTSLVLGNVIGTTKFVTIFTIDMPGWLQAITPELVRNGSIYSMSVPAGLIAYPFTFLATDLISELFGRKKAQLIVWVGFSMNFFMLFLMSVNHWLPNSAGVSGGLDLFEGVYEFMVGNVIASMIAYLIAQSVDVRLFHFWKKKTKGKHLWLRNNGSTMFSQLIDSTAIITILYVAGNLGDSINSIPAVIILILNSYLFKFFFALFDTPLMYLGVKLFSRFEEDPEVSRSY